From the Perca fluviatilis chromosome 11, GENO_Pfluv_1.0, whole genome shotgun sequence genome, the window CAAATGAGTTGAAATGCAGAAGACTCAATCTTTAGATTATTCAGATAAACAAGACCAGTTATCGGTTATTGCCCATTGGCATCTCCTTTGTCGTTACATCAAAGCAGAGTAATTTTGTCACGTCTAGGTCTCTATACCTTTCTCTTTGAACACGTTTTGCACAGTGCAGTGGAAGAAAGATTCCAATGTTCACTCAGTGCTTATTGACACTGCTCTGTGTATAAAGGTAGTTGTAACAAGTCTAATTTTAAAGTGACGTCCTTGACTATGTGACATTTCTTCAACACAGATTGTGGGTAGAAACTAAAATGTTGAATGTCCCAATTTGTGAATAGTTACAGCAGCCGCAGTGTATGTAATCCCATATTTTAGCTTTTTGAGCATTTAATTTAAACTGTAGCTCGTACCAAGATTACCACCAGCATATGTATTTTCAGTGTGGAccttttcagtttgttttcttgGCTTCAATTTGAGACACTATTTAGTTTCTTGGCCTTTTATCAATGTTTAGCTGTATGTATGATTGGGATGTAACATTGTATATAGATGTAATGCTTTTATGCTGAGACATTGAATGGCTCTCTGCTGTTGATTGACAAAATCTCTCAACAATGTGATCGCAATGGTTAATGAATGTTACTGCAGCTGAGATAAATAAAATGAAGCCTAAATAAAATCTTGTGTacttaaaatttattttttacaaaacttAAAATGCAGATACCTTAGTTACAAATTAGACAAAATCCACAAGGTTTACACCTTCAGACACTTCAAAACATAATacatttattggcatttctttacaacaatcacaattgtcttgggcagtgctaagcaaTGGAGAAATGCTGCGGCGCCGTTGCAAAATAGgcttggaaggaacttgttttggtggaacatttgtacgtttaaaagttgtttaagtcatgcaacagaaaactcagatcggacagatagtctagctagctgtctggatttgagatctgagaaaaggttaaccatagtcctcatatatcgaccggagtttaaaatgccaacacaaaggaagcccaaggcaacggatatctggcctaaatgagtgaaattcGGCAGCAATGGAGTAattccggaagtggaacgtcaaggatatagacctctcttaatacatccatgatatAGGCTACGTATAAGGCAATAGCACAACGAGCCTCCCAAATCTTTAATGTTGTAATGGGACAGATGGCAGACGGTACATAACCACCACTATTTTTCTCCCATTAGAATGGTGTTTTCTGTAGGGCGTCCCCTCTGCTGTTGAAGTTAGGGCTTGGGTTAGGTTATGGTTACGCCGGTGTAGCAGAGATAACAGGTTGGGTTTTCCACAAATATGTCCAAAACTtattttatcttaaaaaaataaataactgcagTATCATTGTAGATTATATTTCTTGAcacaaaaagtgtgaagaaTTCAAATTTCAGTTTGCCTTTGAAATGTCATTTATAAACTGGACAACCCTACTTTAACACCACTTCCCACAGGCTCCAAACAGAGTCAGAAACACTGGAATGAACACTAAGCCGTGGAGCAGCCCAAATGTAATCACAAGAAACACAATCTTAAAGAATGTCCTAAAGATGTAACTCCCAGACATGGACAGCACCGCCACTCCTAAAATAGTTGACAGTGCTCCTTGCAGTATCGGATAGCCTAGATGGGCCAATGCATTCATAGTTTTCTTATTCACATCACTCTGGGAGCTGGAGACAAAAGAGTAAGAAATGTGTGCTGAGAAGTCTACAGAAAAACCAATGCACATGAGCAGGTTGATCATAGAGATGGAGTCCAGGTTTACACCCCACAGCGCCATGAACCCTGTCACACCAACAATGACTGAACAAATTGCAAAGGCCACCCACAGGGAGCAAAGAGGATTGGGTATCAGGATGAGTGAGACGACCAGCATCACGATCACAGCCACCAGGATGGTTTGAATGGTGTTGTCCATAATGACAGCGTACTGGTCAAAGTAGATGAAAGCAGGGTGGTACACCAGTAGCTCTACTGGACATTCCTCTGCTGTTTTCCTGAGTCCAATCATCATGTCCTTTGTTGGGACTTTGTTGAGCGTCTGAATAAAAAAGCGAGAGGCCTGAATCGTATTGTCTGCAGTGAAGTTGATGTCTTGTTTGAACATGGACTTGAGTTCTAAGAAATGTCGCAGATATGTGTGGAAAGCCTGTTGAGAACTTACATCGAGATCGGATGCGTTTGCATATTGTAGAAAGGGAAGAAACCAAGCTAAAGTGCCATTGACAAAGTTCAAACTCTCAAAATCTGAAATGCATGAGAGCAGATGCTTTTGTTCATCCTCATCCCAGTATGGGAAGGGCCGCTTCACTGCTACCATCACGTTACAGCTATATTCAGAGAAGTGCTGCCTTTGATTGTTGTAGTAATCGATGATGTAGGAATCATCCAAAGCCAGATTCCTGATATCAAGTCCttcctttaagataaaacaacCATAGATGCCTACAGCCAGATAGCCTGCATAAATGACAAATACACAAGCTTTCATCAGTTTGTGGGTCAGCATTGGGCCGTAGAAGCGCTCAAACATGTAACTCACTGGGTCAGTTTCCTCCTTTTCTGTCATTCGATCGTAGCTCCCCCCAACACAGCATATACTAAGGACTTTTGAATTCCTGGATGGTAAGTCTTCTGGGATCTTGGCACAGGTGAACCAGTGCTtgttctctgcttctctctgtcCGTTCAAAGCCATGCACGCCCCCAGGAAGGTGATGCTGTACAGATAGCAGAAGCAAATCGAAATCCCTGCGTACAGGCAGAAGGACCGGACTGAACCAAAGGGCGAGCAGCAGCCCAGTAAAAGAGCAAGAGCGTCGGTCAGGGAGGTGATGGAGATAGAGACGGCAGCATCCTTGTAGGTGTCGGCCAGCCGGGCGGGGACGCTGTCTAGAACACGGGTCCTCTGCCAGCAAGAGATCATGATAAACATATCATCCAGTCCAATACCTTTAGGTTGAAAGTCAGAAgagaaaaagatttaaaaaatggGAAATGGGACTGTGTAATCCCTCACTGTGCACATTATTACGTTTGGTCTTTAGGGGCCCCCTAACTGCTTAATCCAGCAATGAGTATAggacatgaaatgaaaatgtacattATCAGAAGTCAAGATTGTGAAACATGGACATGTCTTATGACAATACATCTGGTCTCAAAAAAATATAAGACTAAAAATATGATGTGACA encodes:
- the LOC120567843 gene encoding patched domain-containing protein 3-like — translated: MSMQWEFKKSPASVIYSFSITYAIAITFSIISCWRVDNVRTKVWVASCGVLCTGLAVLSGFGALLLLDQPFVMTVASCPFMILGIGLDDMFIMISCWQRTRVLDSVPARLADTYKDAAVSISITSLTDALALLLGCCSPFGSVRSFCLYAGISICFCYLYSITFLGACMALNGQREAENKHWFTCAKIPEDLPSRNSKVLSICCVGGSYDRMTEKEETDPVSYMFERFYGPMLTHKLMKACVFVIYAGYLAVGIYGCFILKEGLDIRNLALDDSYIIDYYNNQRQHFSEYSCNVMVAVKRPFPYWDEDEQKHLLSCISDFESLNFVNGTLAWFLPFLQYANASDLDVSSQQAFHTYLRHFLELKSMFKQDINFTADNTIQASRFFIQTLNKVPTKDMMIGLRKTAEECPVELLVYHPAFIYFDQYAVIMDNTIQTILVAVIVMLVVSLILIPNPLCSLWVAFAICSVIVGVTGFMALWGVNLDSISMINLLMCIGFSVDFSAHISYSFVSSSQSDVNKKTMNALAHLGYPILQGALSTILGVAVLSMSGSYIFRTFFKIVFLVITFGLLHGLVFIPVFLTLFGACGKWC